The following proteins come from a genomic window of Sebastes fasciatus isolate fSebFas1 chromosome 6, fSebFas1.pri, whole genome shotgun sequence:
- the sf3a1 gene encoding splicing factor 3A subunit 1 yields MPPGPVQIVQPEPNNKNDAPQEETPATKPIVGIIYPPPEVRNIVDKTASFVARNGPEFEARIRQNEINNPKFNFLNPNDPYHAYYRHKVNEFKEGKAQEPSSAVPKVMQQAMLQSQLPSKVQVIQEAVIPKEPPPEYEFIADPPSISAFDLDVVKLTAQFVARNGRQFLTQLMQKEQRNYQFDFLRPQHSLFNYFTKLVEQYTKILIPPKGLLTKLKRESENPREVMDQVRYRVEWAKFQERERKKEEEEREKERVAYAQIDWHDFVVVETVDFQPNEQGHFPPPTTPEELGARILIQERYEKYGESEEVEMEVESEDDDDEREVRAEGHPSQPDQDTQLQDMDEGSDDDDDGMKAPLPPDNPMPPPLPPTPDQVIIRKDYDPKASKPPPSIVTPDEYLISPITGEKIQASKMQEHMRIGLLDPRWLEQRDRSIRERQTEDEVYAPGLDIESSLKQLAERRTDIFGVEETAIGKKIGEEEIQKPEEKVTWDGHSGSMARTQQAAQANITLQEQIEAIHKAKGLVGEDDTKEKIGPSKPSDHHHQPPMPSSMNLPKPNPPMSVPRLPHNMAPVRTTLLSAVPVIPRGPGTPVVRLAPGQVIASMPPMIPAPRINVVSMQQSAPHIMAPRPPPMVVPTSFVPAPPVPQPPSSAPAPPSHPPPPHDDEPANKKMKTEDNLMPEEEFLRRNKGPVAVKVQVPNMQDKTEWKLNGQVLNFTVPLTDQVSVIKVKIHEATGMPAGKQKLQYEGIFIKDSNSLAYYNMNNGSVIHLALKERGGRKK; encoded by the exons ATGCCGCCTGGGCCTGTTCAGATCGTCCAGCCGGAGCCCAACAACAAG AACGATGCACCACAAGAAGAAACCCCAGCTACTAAACCCATCGTTGGTATCATTTATCCACCTCCTGAGGTCCGAAACATAGTGGACAAGACAGCCAGCTTTGTCGCCAG GAATGGACCCGAGTTTGAAGCAAGAATCCGTCAGAATGAGATCAACAATCCAAAGTTTAATTTCCTCAACCCTAATGACCCCTACCATGCCTACTACCGCCACAAGGTCAATGAATTTAAGGAAGGCAAAGCACAGGAACCATCTTCGGCAGTGCCTAAGGTTATGCAGCAGGCCATGCTGCAGTCTCAGCTTCCTTCAAAA GTGCAGGTGATTCAAGAGGCTGTTATCCCCAAAGAACCGCCTCCTGAGTATGAGTTCATTGCAGATCCTCCATCAATCTCAGCATTTGATCTGGATGTTGTCAAACTCACTGCACAGTTTGTTGCTCGCAATGGCCGCCAGTTTCTCACTCAGCTCATGCAGAAAGAACAGAGGAACTACCAGTTTGACTTTCTGCGGCCACAGCACAGCCTTTTCAACTACTTCACCAAACTGGTTGAGCAGTACACTAAG ATTCTGATCCCTCCCAAAGGCCTTCTGACCAAGCTGAAGAGAGAGTCTGAGAATCCAAGAGAGGTTATGGACCAG GTGAGGTACCGCGTTGAGTGGGCAAAGTTCCAGGAGcgtgagagaaagaaggaggaggaggaaagggagaAAGAACGGGTGGCTTACGCCCAAATCGACTGGCATGACTTTGTAGTGGTCGAGACGGTGGATTTCCAGCCCAACGAACAAG GCCACTTCCCCCCACCTACTACACCAGAGGAGCTCGGCGCTCGCATCCTCATCCAAGAGCGCTACGAGAAGTACGGAGAGAGCGaagaggtggagatggaggttGAGAGTGAGGATGATGACGATGAACGGGAGGTTCGAGCCGAAGGCCATCCCTCACAACCCGATCAAGACACACAATTGCAGGACATGGATGAG GGATCTGATGACGACGATGATGGCATGAAGGCTCCACTGCCACCAGACAACCCTATGCCACCCCCACTGCCCCCAACTCCAGACCAGGTTATCATTCGCAAAGACTACGATCCCAAAG CTTCCAAGCCCCCGCCCTCAATTGTAACTCCAGACGAGTACCTCATCTCACCAATTACCGGTGAGAAGATCCAAGCCAGTAAGATGCAAGAGCACATGCGCATCGGTCTGCTGGATCCGCGCTGGCTGGAGCAAAGGGACCGCAGCATCAGAGAGAGGCAGACCGAAGATGAAGTCTACGCTCCTGGCTTGGATATCGAGAGCAGCTTGAAACAACTGGCAGAGAGACGTACCGATATCTTCGGTGTGGAAGAGACGGCCATCGGTAAAAAGATCGGTGAAGAAGAAATCCAGAAGCCAGAGGAGAAG GTGACTTGGGATGGCCACTCAGGAAGCATGGCTCGTACCCAACAGGCAGCACAGGCCAACATCACCCTGCAAGAGCAGATCGAAGCCATTCACAAGGCCAAAGGACTGGTGGGAGAGGATGACACTAAGGAGAAAATTGGCCCAAGCAAGCCCAGTGATCATCATCACCAGCCGCCCATGCCCTCCTCTATGAATTTACCTAAACCCAATCCCCCAATGTCGGTGCCTCGCTTACCCCACAAT ATGGCACCGGTGCGCACCACTCTCCTCTCTGCCGTACCTGTAATTCCAAGAGGGCCCGGTACTCCTGTGGTGCGCCTTGCACCAGGACAGGTTATAGCATCAATGCCTCCCATGATTCCCGCTCCCCGCATCAACGTGGTCTCCATGCAGCAATCAGCACCTCACATCATGGCCCCCAGACCACCTCCCATGGTTGTTCCCACTT cATTCGTCCCTGCCCCTCCAGTACCACAACCCCCAAGCTCTGCTCCTGCCCCACCCTCCCACCCACCTCCACCTCATGACGACGAGCCAGCCAACAAGAAGATGAAGACGGAGGACAACCTTATGCCAGAGGAGGAGTTCCTTCGTAGAAATAAG gGTCCCGTGGCAGTTAAAGTACAGGTCCCCAACATGCAGGACAAGACCGAATGGAAGCTGAATGGCCAGGTGTTGAATTTCACTGTCCCGCTCACAGATCAG GTGTCTGTTATTAAAGTCAAAATCCATGAAGCCACAGGCATGCCAGCAGGGAAACAGAAGTTACAGTATGAg gGCATTTTCATTAAAGATTCCAACTCCTTGGCTTATTACAACATGAACAACGGTTCAGTCATTCACTTGGCACTGAAGGAGAGAGGCGGAAGAAAGAAGTGA
- the ccdc157 gene encoding coiled-coil domain-containing protein 157 isoform X1: MSQFLGRQDCIESLRRDVVDLQGAVLDVFSRTGPVRFSSWKYPDKLSCNLDMVALLEEYDFVDGEDAFNQHSHIVLLELVIDRLLLLLQSFSAYVEQMRCSHRREQTQQKGCLSVGLVVRSYWSNLVQFANIKGTYNDIKKQTKAKTSDCNGTEMVSSVSPQMSTSGSCFSAWSSTSSLMFLPQNHHHNTPCHPKVDNHNVSCQTIESSLVPCNACHQVQSTLIKTGHALVELLQSESLPSSLQPLLEAVEDTLEPGHMTAGDVAQWASEQLRDMRRLAKHLQDVRGTVQPLKDRLAAAEAERERFRSQLERTQKEFKEKVEKHQVNIVQLEFSLSKAKRSEKETEQRLQEEQRQLKRESLCLEESNSRLKEKVAVQQDALQALEGETNVLQEKVRTLHTEEEACCKLQQRIQQLESQIFETQLRLEKENAKYHSACRQQESMQAKQKSLLERVDALDEECEELQRQLGESEERQIDLHNELQQMSEEKEQMQAQLSQQQDLCLGLQKEKQTQETHIGELKSSVTELREYVHALRERERLLVAFPELSPLVQAQPQSTGNVLLDMERQLQANNIRMKVLEQENTTLYASLVKLRERAQNNATREASPQQTWSLSLPSTPVEKQQNHLAQMQRSPLQSSSATGLGYVNRGREAKRGESGLESAGSEDRVSTASASPASPPSLQLHLQTLHLNTAAKSHTKTRSGFLLSHSRGSNQRKKTKP; this comes from the exons ATGAGTCAGTTCTTGGGTCGTCAGGACTGCATCGAGAGCCTCCGAAGAGACGTGGTCGACCTTCAAGGTGCGGTTCTGGACGTGTTTTCCAGAACCGGACCGGTCCGCTTCTCCTCCTGGAAGTACCCGGATAAACTCTCCTGTAATCTGGACATGGTGGCTCTGCTGGAGGAGTATGACTTTGTGGATGGAGAGGACGCCTTCAATCAGCACTCCCACATTGTGTTATTGGAGCTGGTGATTGACAG ACTACTGCTTCTTCTACAAAGCTTCAGTGCTTATGTTGAGCAAATGAGGTGCAGCCACAGGAGAGAACAAACCCAGCAGAAAGGATGCCTGTCAGTCGGTCTCGTAGTCAGAAGCTATTGGAGTAATTTAGTTCAATTTGCCAACATTAAG gGGACCTACAATGACATTAAGAAACAGACAAAAGCAAAGACATCTGACTGTAATGGGACAGAGATGGTGTCATCGGTCTCCCCCCAAATGAGCACAAGCGGAAGTTGCTTTTCTGCCTGGTCCTCAACAAGCTCCTTAATGTTTTTGCCACAGAATCATCATCACAACACCCCATGCCATCCTAAAGTTGACAACCACAATGTAAGCTGCCAGACCATTGAATCATCCCTTGTCCCCTGCAATGCATGCCACCAAGTGCAATCCACTTTGATAAAAACAGGACACGCTTTGGTGGAACTGCTGCAGAGCGAGAGCCTGCCCTCATCTCTGCAGCCACTCTTAGAAGCTGTGGAGGACACCCTGGAGCCGGGACATATGACGGCAGGCGATGTTGCCCAGTGGGCCAGTGAGCAGCTCAGAGACATGCGCCGGCTGGCAAAACATCTTCAGGATGTGCGGGGTACTGTGCAGCCTCTTAAAGATAGACTAGCGGCGGCAGAAGCAGAGCGGGAGAGGTTCAGGTCTCAGCTGGAAAGAACACAGAAAGAGTTCAAGGAAAAGGTGGAGAAACACCAAGTGAACATAGTCCAGCTGGAGTTTTCACTGAGTAAAGCAAAGAGatcagagaaagaaacagagcAAAGGCTACAAGAGGAACAACGACAACTCAAGAGAG AATCATTGTGCTTGGAGGAGAGTAATTCCAGACTGAAAGAGAAAGTAGCAGTACAGCAGGATGCATTACAAGCACTTG AAGGTGAAACCAATGTGCTGCAGGAGAAAGTGAGGACCTtgcacacagaggaagaggcCTGTTGTAAACTACAGCAAAGGATCCAGCAGTTAGAGAGTCAGATCTTCGAAACTCAACTCCGTCTTGAAAAAGAAAACGCCAAGTACCACAGCGCTTGTCGTCAGCAAGAG TCAATGCAGGCAAAGCAGAAGTCTTTGTTAGAGAGAGTCGACGCTCTCGACGAAGAGTGTGAAGAGCTGCAGAGGCAGCTGGGAGAGAGCGAGGAGAGACAGATCGACCTTCACAATGAGCTGCAACAGATGTCAGAGGAAAAAGAGCAGATGCAGGCTCAGCTCTCTCAGCAGCAG GACCTGTGTCTGGGGCTCCAAAAGGAGAAGCAGACACAGGAAACACATATAGGCGAGCTGAAGAGCAGCGTGACTGAGCTGAGGGAATACGTCCACGCTttaagggagagggagaggctgTTGGTGGCGTTCCCAGAGCTCAGCCCTCTGGTTCAGGCCCAACCACAGA GTACAGGAAATGTGCTTTTGGATATGGAGCGACAATTGCAGGCGAATAACATTCGTATGAAAGTTCTGGAGCAGGAAAACACTACCCTGTACGCCAGCCTTGTGAAACTGAGGGAAAGAGCACAAAACAATGCCACCAGG GAAGCCTCACCTCAGCAGACATGGAGCCTCTCTCTGCCCAGCACACCAGTAGAAAAGCAACAGAATCACCTGGCACAAATGCAAAGGAGTCCATT gcagagcagcagtgcaACTGGGCTGGGATACGTTAACAGAGGGAGGGAAGCAAAGCGAGGGGAAAGTGGTCTGGAGTCAGCCGGGTCAGAGGATCGTGTGTCCACTGCCTCCGCCTCCCCTGCCTCCCCCCCGTCCCTGCAACTCCATCTTCAAACCCTCCACCTCAACACTGCTGCTAAAAGCCACACAAAAACACGCAGTGgttttctcctctctcactcCAGAGGCTCGAATCAGAGGAAAAAAACGAAACCCTGA
- the ccdc157 gene encoding coiled-coil domain-containing protein 157 isoform X2, with translation MSQFLGRQDCIESLRRDVVDLQGAVLDVFSRTGPVRFSSWKYPDKLSCNLDMVALLEEYDFVDGEDAFNQHSHIVLLELVIDRLLLLLQSFSAYVEQMRCSHRREQTQQKGCLSVGLVVRSYWSNLVQFANIKGTYNDIKKQTKAKTSDCNGTEMVSSVSPQMSTSGSCFSAWSSTSSLMFLPQNHHHNTPCHPKVDNHNVSCQTIESSLVPCNACHQVQSTLIKTGHALVELLQSESLPSSLQPLLEAVEDTLEPGHMTAGDVAQWASEQLRDMRRLAKHLQDVRGTVQPLKDRLAAAEAERERFRSQLERTQKEFKEKVEKHQVNIVQLEFSLSKAKRSEKETEQRLQEEQRQLKRESLCLEESNSRLKEKVAVQQDALQALGETNVLQEKVRTLHTEEEACCKLQQRIQQLESQIFETQLRLEKENAKYHSACRQQESMQAKQKSLLERVDALDEECEELQRQLGESEERQIDLHNELQQMSEEKEQMQAQLSQQQDLCLGLQKEKQTQETHIGELKSSVTELREYVHALRERERLLVAFPELSPLVQAQPQSTGNVLLDMERQLQANNIRMKVLEQENTTLYASLVKLRERAQNNATREASPQQTWSLSLPSTPVEKQQNHLAQMQRSPLQSSSATGLGYVNRGREAKRGESGLESAGSEDRVSTASASPASPPSLQLHLQTLHLNTAAKSHTKTRSGFLLSHSRGSNQRKKTKP, from the exons ATGAGTCAGTTCTTGGGTCGTCAGGACTGCATCGAGAGCCTCCGAAGAGACGTGGTCGACCTTCAAGGTGCGGTTCTGGACGTGTTTTCCAGAACCGGACCGGTCCGCTTCTCCTCCTGGAAGTACCCGGATAAACTCTCCTGTAATCTGGACATGGTGGCTCTGCTGGAGGAGTATGACTTTGTGGATGGAGAGGACGCCTTCAATCAGCACTCCCACATTGTGTTATTGGAGCTGGTGATTGACAG ACTACTGCTTCTTCTACAAAGCTTCAGTGCTTATGTTGAGCAAATGAGGTGCAGCCACAGGAGAGAACAAACCCAGCAGAAAGGATGCCTGTCAGTCGGTCTCGTAGTCAGAAGCTATTGGAGTAATTTAGTTCAATTTGCCAACATTAAG gGGACCTACAATGACATTAAGAAACAGACAAAAGCAAAGACATCTGACTGTAATGGGACAGAGATGGTGTCATCGGTCTCCCCCCAAATGAGCACAAGCGGAAGTTGCTTTTCTGCCTGGTCCTCAACAAGCTCCTTAATGTTTTTGCCACAGAATCATCATCACAACACCCCATGCCATCCTAAAGTTGACAACCACAATGTAAGCTGCCAGACCATTGAATCATCCCTTGTCCCCTGCAATGCATGCCACCAAGTGCAATCCACTTTGATAAAAACAGGACACGCTTTGGTGGAACTGCTGCAGAGCGAGAGCCTGCCCTCATCTCTGCAGCCACTCTTAGAAGCTGTGGAGGACACCCTGGAGCCGGGACATATGACGGCAGGCGATGTTGCCCAGTGGGCCAGTGAGCAGCTCAGAGACATGCGCCGGCTGGCAAAACATCTTCAGGATGTGCGGGGTACTGTGCAGCCTCTTAAAGATAGACTAGCGGCGGCAGAAGCAGAGCGGGAGAGGTTCAGGTCTCAGCTGGAAAGAACACAGAAAGAGTTCAAGGAAAAGGTGGAGAAACACCAAGTGAACATAGTCCAGCTGGAGTTTTCACTGAGTAAAGCAAAGAGatcagagaaagaaacagagcAAAGGCTACAAGAGGAACAACGACAACTCAAGAGAG AATCATTGTGCTTGGAGGAGAGTAATTCCAGACTGAAAGAGAAAGTAGCAGTACAGCAGGATGCATTACAAGCACTTG GTGAAACCAATGTGCTGCAGGAGAAAGTGAGGACCTtgcacacagaggaagaggcCTGTTGTAAACTACAGCAAAGGATCCAGCAGTTAGAGAGTCAGATCTTCGAAACTCAACTCCGTCTTGAAAAAGAAAACGCCAAGTACCACAGCGCTTGTCGTCAGCAAGAG TCAATGCAGGCAAAGCAGAAGTCTTTGTTAGAGAGAGTCGACGCTCTCGACGAAGAGTGTGAAGAGCTGCAGAGGCAGCTGGGAGAGAGCGAGGAGAGACAGATCGACCTTCACAATGAGCTGCAACAGATGTCAGAGGAAAAAGAGCAGATGCAGGCTCAGCTCTCTCAGCAGCAG GACCTGTGTCTGGGGCTCCAAAAGGAGAAGCAGACACAGGAAACACATATAGGCGAGCTGAAGAGCAGCGTGACTGAGCTGAGGGAATACGTCCACGCTttaagggagagggagaggctgTTGGTGGCGTTCCCAGAGCTCAGCCCTCTGGTTCAGGCCCAACCACAGA GTACAGGAAATGTGCTTTTGGATATGGAGCGACAATTGCAGGCGAATAACATTCGTATGAAAGTTCTGGAGCAGGAAAACACTACCCTGTACGCCAGCCTTGTGAAACTGAGGGAAAGAGCACAAAACAATGCCACCAGG GAAGCCTCACCTCAGCAGACATGGAGCCTCTCTCTGCCCAGCACACCAGTAGAAAAGCAACAGAATCACCTGGCACAAATGCAAAGGAGTCCATT gcagagcagcagtgcaACTGGGCTGGGATACGTTAACAGAGGGAGGGAAGCAAAGCGAGGGGAAAGTGGTCTGGAGTCAGCCGGGTCAGAGGATCGTGTGTCCACTGCCTCCGCCTCCCCTGCCTCCCCCCCGTCCCTGCAACTCCATCTTCAAACCCTCCACCTCAACACTGCTGCTAAAAGCCACACAAAAACACGCAGTGgttttctcctctctcactcCAGAGGCTCGAATCAGAGGAAAAAAACGAAACCCTGA
- the ccdc157 gene encoding coiled-coil domain-containing protein 157 isoform X3, with protein MSQFLGRQDCIESLRRDVVDLQGAVLDVFSRTGPVRFSSWKYPDKLSCNLDMVALLEEYDFVDGEDAFNQHSHIVLLELVIDRLLLLLQSFSAYVEQMRCSHRREQTQQKGCLSVGLVVRSYWSNLVQFANIKGTYNDIKKQTKAKTSDCNGTEMVSSVSPQMSTSGSCFSAWSSTSSLMFLPQNHHHNTPCHPKVDNHNVSCQTIESSLVPCNACHQVQSTLIKTGHALVELLQSESLPSSLQPLLEAVEDTLEPGHMTAGDVAQWASEQLRDMRRLAKHLQDVRGTVQPLKDRLAAAEAERERFRSQLERTQKEFKEKVEKHQVNIVQLEFSLSKAKRSEKETEQRLQEEQRQLKRESLCLEESNSRLKEKVAVQQDALQALVLLCDRR; from the exons ATGAGTCAGTTCTTGGGTCGTCAGGACTGCATCGAGAGCCTCCGAAGAGACGTGGTCGACCTTCAAGGTGCGGTTCTGGACGTGTTTTCCAGAACCGGACCGGTCCGCTTCTCCTCCTGGAAGTACCCGGATAAACTCTCCTGTAATCTGGACATGGTGGCTCTGCTGGAGGAGTATGACTTTGTGGATGGAGAGGACGCCTTCAATCAGCACTCCCACATTGTGTTATTGGAGCTGGTGATTGACAG ACTACTGCTTCTTCTACAAAGCTTCAGTGCTTATGTTGAGCAAATGAGGTGCAGCCACAGGAGAGAACAAACCCAGCAGAAAGGATGCCTGTCAGTCGGTCTCGTAGTCAGAAGCTATTGGAGTAATTTAGTTCAATTTGCCAACATTAAG gGGACCTACAATGACATTAAGAAACAGACAAAAGCAAAGACATCTGACTGTAATGGGACAGAGATGGTGTCATCGGTCTCCCCCCAAATGAGCACAAGCGGAAGTTGCTTTTCTGCCTGGTCCTCAACAAGCTCCTTAATGTTTTTGCCACAGAATCATCATCACAACACCCCATGCCATCCTAAAGTTGACAACCACAATGTAAGCTGCCAGACCATTGAATCATCCCTTGTCCCCTGCAATGCATGCCACCAAGTGCAATCCACTTTGATAAAAACAGGACACGCTTTGGTGGAACTGCTGCAGAGCGAGAGCCTGCCCTCATCTCTGCAGCCACTCTTAGAAGCTGTGGAGGACACCCTGGAGCCGGGACATATGACGGCAGGCGATGTTGCCCAGTGGGCCAGTGAGCAGCTCAGAGACATGCGCCGGCTGGCAAAACATCTTCAGGATGTGCGGGGTACTGTGCAGCCTCTTAAAGATAGACTAGCGGCGGCAGAAGCAGAGCGGGAGAGGTTCAGGTCTCAGCTGGAAAGAACACAGAAAGAGTTCAAGGAAAAGGTGGAGAAACACCAAGTGAACATAGTCCAGCTGGAGTTTTCACTGAGTAAAGCAAAGAGatcagagaaagaaacagagcAAAGGCTACAAGAGGAACAACGACAACTCAAGAGAG AATCATTGTGCTTGGAGGAGAGTAATTCCAGACTGAAAGAGAAAGTAGCAGTACAGCAGGATGCATTACAAGCACTTG TTTTATTATGTGATAGAAGGTGA
- the ccdc157 gene encoding coiled-coil domain-containing protein 157 isoform X5, producing MHYKHLEKVRTLHTEEEACCKLQQRIQQLESQIFETQLRLEKENAKYHSACRQQESMQAKQKSLLERVDALDEECEELQRQLGESEERQIDLHNELQQMSEEKEQMQAQLSQQQDLCLGLQKEKQTQETHIGELKSSVTELREYVHALRERERLLVAFPELSPLVQAQPQSTGNVLLDMERQLQANNIRMKVLEQENTTLYASLVKLRERAQNNATREASPQQTWSLSLPSTPVEKQQNHLAQMQRSPLQSSSATGLGYVNRGREAKRGESGLESAGSEDRVSTASASPASPPSLQLHLQTLHLNTAAKSHTKTRSGFLLSHSRGSNQRKKTKP from the exons ATGCATTACAAGCACTTG GAGAAAGTGAGGACCTtgcacacagaggaagaggcCTGTTGTAAACTACAGCAAAGGATCCAGCAGTTAGAGAGTCAGATCTTCGAAACTCAACTCCGTCTTGAAAAAGAAAACGCCAAGTACCACAGCGCTTGTCGTCAGCAAGAG TCAATGCAGGCAAAGCAGAAGTCTTTGTTAGAGAGAGTCGACGCTCTCGACGAAGAGTGTGAAGAGCTGCAGAGGCAGCTGGGAGAGAGCGAGGAGAGACAGATCGACCTTCACAATGAGCTGCAACAGATGTCAGAGGAAAAAGAGCAGATGCAGGCTCAGCTCTCTCAGCAGCAG GACCTGTGTCTGGGGCTCCAAAAGGAGAAGCAGACACAGGAAACACATATAGGCGAGCTGAAGAGCAGCGTGACTGAGCTGAGGGAATACGTCCACGCTttaagggagagggagaggctgTTGGTGGCGTTCCCAGAGCTCAGCCCTCTGGTTCAGGCCCAACCACAGA GTACAGGAAATGTGCTTTTGGATATGGAGCGACAATTGCAGGCGAATAACATTCGTATGAAAGTTCTGGAGCAGGAAAACACTACCCTGTACGCCAGCCTTGTGAAACTGAGGGAAAGAGCACAAAACAATGCCACCAGG GAAGCCTCACCTCAGCAGACATGGAGCCTCTCTCTGCCCAGCACACCAGTAGAAAAGCAACAGAATCACCTGGCACAAATGCAAAGGAGTCCATT gcagagcagcagtgcaACTGGGCTGGGATACGTTAACAGAGGGAGGGAAGCAAAGCGAGGGGAAAGTGGTCTGGAGTCAGCCGGGTCAGAGGATCGTGTGTCCACTGCCTCCGCCTCCCCTGCCTCCCCCCCGTCCCTGCAACTCCATCTTCAAACCCTCCACCTCAACACTGCTGCTAAAAGCCACACAAAAACACGCAGTGgttttctcctctctcactcCAGAGGCTCGAATCAGAGGAAAAAAACGAAACCCTGA
- the ccdc157 gene encoding coiled-coil domain-containing protein 157 isoform X4, which produces MHYKHLFYYVIEGETNVLQEKVRTLHTEEEACCKLQQRIQQLESQIFETQLRLEKENAKYHSACRQQESMQAKQKSLLERVDALDEECEELQRQLGESEERQIDLHNELQQMSEEKEQMQAQLSQQQDLCLGLQKEKQTQETHIGELKSSVTELREYVHALRERERLLVAFPELSPLVQAQPQSTGNVLLDMERQLQANNIRMKVLEQENTTLYASLVKLRERAQNNATREASPQQTWSLSLPSTPVEKQQNHLAQMQRSPLQSSSATGLGYVNRGREAKRGESGLESAGSEDRVSTASASPASPPSLQLHLQTLHLNTAAKSHTKTRSGFLLSHSRGSNQRKKTKP; this is translated from the exons ATGCATTACAAGCACTTG TTTTATTATGTGATAGAAGGTGAAACCAATGTGCTGCAGGAGAAAGTGAGGACCTtgcacacagaggaagaggcCTGTTGTAAACTACAGCAAAGGATCCAGCAGTTAGAGAGTCAGATCTTCGAAACTCAACTCCGTCTTGAAAAAGAAAACGCCAAGTACCACAGCGCTTGTCGTCAGCAAGAG TCAATGCAGGCAAAGCAGAAGTCTTTGTTAGAGAGAGTCGACGCTCTCGACGAAGAGTGTGAAGAGCTGCAGAGGCAGCTGGGAGAGAGCGAGGAGAGACAGATCGACCTTCACAATGAGCTGCAACAGATGTCAGAGGAAAAAGAGCAGATGCAGGCTCAGCTCTCTCAGCAGCAG GACCTGTGTCTGGGGCTCCAAAAGGAGAAGCAGACACAGGAAACACATATAGGCGAGCTGAAGAGCAGCGTGACTGAGCTGAGGGAATACGTCCACGCTttaagggagagggagaggctgTTGGTGGCGTTCCCAGAGCTCAGCCCTCTGGTTCAGGCCCAACCACAGA GTACAGGAAATGTGCTTTTGGATATGGAGCGACAATTGCAGGCGAATAACATTCGTATGAAAGTTCTGGAGCAGGAAAACACTACCCTGTACGCCAGCCTTGTGAAACTGAGGGAAAGAGCACAAAACAATGCCACCAGG GAAGCCTCACCTCAGCAGACATGGAGCCTCTCTCTGCCCAGCACACCAGTAGAAAAGCAACAGAATCACCTGGCACAAATGCAAAGGAGTCCATT gcagagcagcagtgcaACTGGGCTGGGATACGTTAACAGAGGGAGGGAAGCAAAGCGAGGGGAAAGTGGTCTGGAGTCAGCCGGGTCAGAGGATCGTGTGTCCACTGCCTCCGCCTCCCCTGCCTCCCCCCCGTCCCTGCAACTCCATCTTCAAACCCTCCACCTCAACACTGCTGCTAAAAGCCACACAAAAACACGCAGTGgttttctcctctctcactcCAGAGGCTCGAATCAGAGGAAAAAAACGAAACCCTGA